One genomic window of Burkholderia humptydooensis includes the following:
- a CDS encoding ABC transporter permease, producing the protein MMLEGRAFFALIAIIAIFSYLSPNYFTVDNFLTMASHVAIYGILAIGMLLVVIDGGIDLSVGSTLGFSGVVAGFLMQGVTLKMFGVVLYPAVWVVVVLCCSLGAIIGLINGVLIARFKVPAFVATLGVMYVVRGFALLMTNGLTYNNLGGQADLGNTGFNWLGFDRLFGIPIGVLVLAVIGLIGSLMLARTAFGRWLYASGGNARAAELSGVPVKKVQISVYMLSGACAAIAGLILSSQLTSAGPTAGTTYELTAIAAVVIGGASLMGGTGNIRGTLLGAFVIGFLSDGLVILGISSYWQTVFTGAVIVLAVLLNAIQYRRRVKRPAPTAGQPTLPQGGGSA; encoded by the coding sequence ATGATGCTCGAAGGACGTGCATTTTTTGCCCTGATCGCAATCATCGCGATCTTCTCGTATTTGTCGCCGAATTATTTCACAGTCGATAATTTCCTGACGATGGCCTCGCACGTGGCCATCTACGGCATCCTCGCAATCGGCATGCTGCTGGTGGTCATCGATGGCGGAATTGATCTGTCGGTCGGGTCCACGCTCGGCTTCTCAGGTGTGGTCGCTGGGTTCTTGATGCAGGGCGTGACGCTGAAAATGTTCGGCGTCGTGCTCTACCCGGCGGTCTGGGTCGTGGTGGTACTGTGCTGTTCGCTTGGCGCCATCATCGGCCTGATCAACGGTGTGCTCATCGCGCGGTTCAAAGTGCCGGCCTTCGTCGCCACACTCGGGGTGATGTACGTGGTGCGCGGATTCGCTCTCTTGATGACCAACGGGCTGACCTACAACAATCTTGGTGGCCAGGCGGATCTGGGCAACACCGGGTTCAACTGGCTCGGCTTCGATCGCCTTTTCGGTATCCCCATCGGCGTCCTGGTCCTGGCAGTCATCGGGCTGATAGGCAGCCTCATGCTCGCCCGCACGGCTTTCGGTCGCTGGCTTTACGCCTCCGGCGGTAACGCGCGCGCCGCCGAGCTCTCCGGCGTCCCGGTGAAAAAAGTGCAGATCAGCGTTTACATGCTCTCGGGCGCCTGTGCTGCCATTGCCGGATTGATCCTGTCCTCGCAGCTCACTTCGGCTGGTCCGACTGCCGGCACGACCTATGAGTTGACGGCGATCGCCGCCGTGGTCATTGGAGGCGCGTCACTGATGGGCGGAACCGGCAACATCCGCGGAACCCTGCTCGGGGCCTTCGTGATCGGCTTCCTGTCCGACGGTCTGGTGATCCTCGGAATCTCGTCCTACTGGCAAACGGTGTTCACCGGCGCAGTCATCGTGCTCGCCGTGTTGCTCAATGCCATTCAATATCGCCGCCGTGTCAAGCGCCCGGCGCCGACCGCCGGCCAACCCACTTTGCCGCAAGGCGGCGGCTCGGCTTGA
- a CDS encoding D-ribose ABC transporter substrate-binding protein, translating to MATKKRTLMLAAVAIAAPLFAGQAHAANGGLMTIIVNDPSNPYWLTEGNVAAAEAKKLGYRAHVAASKGDTNTESQLIDTAITNKSVAIILDPANASGSIGAVKKAVAANIPVFLVNAEINREGLAKAQLVSNNAQGAALGAQQWVKDVGSKGNYVELLGSPSDNNAATRSNGYRSVLSQYPALNKVGSQVANWDRTQGFNAMQSLLQAHPDVTGVISGNDEMALGAIAALKQAGKLANVKVGGFDGSPAAVAAINAGDLQYTVLQPVATFAVKAVQEADEFLKTGKTGANSEKQLFDCVLITKANVAKYTSPFTLSK from the coding sequence ATGGCAACCAAGAAAAGAACGTTGATGCTCGCCGCCGTCGCCATCGCTGCGCCCTTGTTTGCTGGGCAAGCTCATGCGGCCAACGGTGGGCTCATGACCATCATCGTCAATGATCCCTCGAACCCTTACTGGCTCACGGAAGGCAACGTTGCCGCCGCCGAAGCGAAGAAGTTGGGATATAGGGCCCACGTCGCGGCTTCGAAAGGGGATACCAATACCGAGAGTCAGCTGATCGACACTGCGATCACCAATAAGTCTGTCGCAATCATTCTTGATCCCGCGAATGCGAGCGGGTCCATTGGCGCAGTAAAAAAAGCGGTTGCCGCGAATATTCCGGTTTTCCTCGTTAATGCCGAGATCAATCGGGAGGGCCTGGCCAAGGCTCAGCTCGTTTCCAACAACGCGCAGGGCGCGGCGCTTGGCGCACAGCAATGGGTGAAGGACGTCGGATCGAAAGGCAACTATGTCGAACTGCTCGGATCGCCGTCCGACAACAACGCCGCCACGCGTTCCAACGGCTACAGATCGGTGCTCAGCCAGTATCCGGCTCTGAACAAGGTCGGATCTCAAGTGGCCAACTGGGATCGCACGCAGGGGTTCAATGCAATGCAGAGCCTCCTGCAAGCGCACCCCGACGTCACGGGCGTGATCAGCGGCAATGACGAAATGGCGCTTGGCGCGATTGCTGCCCTCAAGCAGGCGGGCAAACTCGCGAACGTAAAGGTGGGGGGGTTTGACGGCTCGCCAGCGGCGGTGGCAGCTATCAATGCCGGCGATCTGCAATACACCGTGCTGCAGCCTGTTGCCACATTTGCCGTCAAGGCGGTACAGGAGGCCGATGAGTTCCTGAAGACCGGCAAAACAGGGGCCAATTCTGAAAAGCAGCTCTTCGACTGCGTCCTGATCACAAAGGCCAACGTGGCGAAGTATACGTCGCCGTTCACGCTGTCGAAGTGA
- a CDS encoding triose-phosphate isomerase: MLNSPFWIGTSWKMNKTLAEARAFAKGLLTGGDDPRMQRFVIPPFTAIREVKAILAHTTVKVGAQNMHWADRGAWTGEISPPMLVDCAMDLVELGHSERREHFGETDATVGLKVEAAMRHGLMPLICIGETLADREGGRAAEVLATQVRGALARLSPAQHANPMLLAYEPVWAIGEHGIPASAAYADARQAEIIAVAQDILGRRVPCLYGGSVNRGNCTEFAACTHIDGLFIGRSAWDVTGYLDIVERVRTVL; encoded by the coding sequence ATGCTTAATTCTCCTTTTTGGATCGGAACGAGCTGGAAAATGAACAAGACCTTGGCAGAGGCGCGCGCTTTTGCCAAAGGCCTGCTCACCGGCGGTGACGACCCACGGATGCAGCGCTTCGTGATTCCGCCCTTCACCGCGATCCGTGAGGTCAAGGCCATCCTCGCGCATACCACGGTGAAGGTCGGCGCACAGAACATGCACTGGGCCGACCGCGGCGCCTGGACCGGTGAAATCTCGCCGCCGATGCTGGTCGATTGCGCAATGGATCTGGTTGAACTGGGCCACTCCGAGCGACGCGAGCACTTTGGCGAAACCGATGCCACGGTAGGACTGAAGGTCGAGGCAGCGATGCGCCACGGGTTGATGCCGCTGATCTGCATTGGGGAGACACTCGCCGATCGGGAAGGCGGGCGTGCCGCCGAAGTTCTGGCTACGCAGGTACGCGGCGCGTTGGCACGATTGAGCCCGGCACAGCACGCGAACCCGATGCTGCTGGCGTACGAGCCGGTCTGGGCCATCGGCGAGCACGGTATACCGGCCAGCGCCGCCTATGCCGATGCTCGCCAGGCCGAGATCATCGCGGTCGCGCAAGACATTCTGGGCCGCCGTGTACCGTGCCTTTACGGCGGGTCGGTCAACCGCGGCAACTGCACCGAATTCGCCGCCTGCACACATATCGACGGGCTGTTCATCGGGCGCTCTGCCTGGGACGTGACTGGATATCTGGATATCGTGGAGCGCGTCAGGACGGTGCTTTGA
- a CDS encoding sugar ABC transporter ATP-binding protein, with product MTTAPRTQAAAGNVLLSARDIVKSYGGVHALNGVNFDIHRGKVTTLFGENGAGKSTLMKILAGVEAPTSGTIEVDGERVTFSSSNEAREHGISIIHQELSLAPNLNVRDNIFMGRELHTSTGVDFAEEARQARALMAELEEDIDPMTLVHDLRLGQQQVVEIARALSVRSRILIMDEPTSALSASEVEVLFKVIRDLTSRGVSIVYISHHLEEALQITDYAVVLRDGRITATAEANDIDLAWIVRNMVGANFDLGAPPTGYAFGDVALAIKEVSVADDSESDVPVVDELSLDVRAGEIVCIYGLMGAGRTELLEAIAGRVPTIGGKVLLEGDDIASLSIAERIAKGLVLVPEDRQRDGLVQTMSVGANLSLASIGTFVKGFLLSFTGERALVDQSIRNVRVKTAGPDAPIGSLSGGNQQKVVIGKMLATRPKVILLDEPSRGIDIGAKAEVFRLLSESATQGLVVVFSTSEVSECLSIAHRIVVMRRGKISAEFGPDVTKDQIMAASGEAVAI from the coding sequence ATGACGACCGCGCCCCGAACCCAAGCCGCGGCCGGCAATGTACTGCTTTCGGCGCGCGACATCGTCAAATCGTATGGCGGCGTGCATGCCCTGAATGGCGTCAACTTTGACATCCATCGCGGCAAGGTCACGACCTTGTTCGGCGAAAACGGTGCCGGCAAATCGACATTGATGAAGATTCTGGCGGGGGTGGAGGCGCCGACGTCGGGAACTATCGAAGTCGATGGGGAGCGTGTGACGTTTTCATCCTCGAACGAGGCACGCGAACACGGCATCTCGATCATTCATCAGGAGTTGAGCCTCGCGCCCAATCTCAATGTGCGCGACAACATCTTCATGGGCCGCGAACTGCACACGTCGACCGGCGTCGACTTTGCTGAAGAGGCGAGGCAGGCGCGGGCGCTGATGGCCGAACTCGAGGAGGATATCGACCCGATGACGCTGGTCCATGACTTGCGCCTCGGCCAGCAGCAGGTCGTCGAAATCGCCCGCGCGCTCTCCGTTCGATCGCGCATCCTCATCATGGATGAGCCGACTTCGGCGTTGAGCGCCTCCGAGGTCGAGGTGCTGTTCAAGGTGATCCGCGATCTGACGAGTCGTGGCGTATCGATTGTCTATATCTCGCATCATCTTGAAGAGGCACTGCAAATCACTGACTACGCCGTGGTTTTGCGCGACGGCAGAATCACCGCCACGGCCGAAGCCAATGACATCGACCTCGCATGGATCGTGCGCAACATGGTCGGAGCGAACTTCGACCTCGGCGCACCGCCGACAGGCTACGCGTTCGGCGACGTAGCGCTGGCTATCAAGGAGGTCAGCGTCGCCGACGACTCTGAATCCGACGTTCCCGTGGTCGATGAATTGTCGCTCGACGTGCGCGCAGGCGAGATCGTATGCATCTACGGGCTGATGGGCGCAGGGCGCACGGAACTGCTTGAGGCCATCGCCGGGCGCGTTCCGACGATCGGTGGAAAGGTCCTTCTGGAAGGCGACGATATTGCGTCCCTGAGCATCGCCGAGCGTATCGCGAAGGGCCTCGTGCTGGTGCCGGAGGATCGCCAGCGTGATGGGCTGGTGCAGACCATGAGCGTTGGCGCCAACTTGTCGCTGGCGAGCATCGGCACCTTCGTCAAGGGATTCCTGCTGTCCTTCACAGGGGAGCGCGCACTCGTCGATCAGTCGATCCGAAATGTTCGCGTCAAGACGGCAGGCCCTGACGCACCGATCGGATCTTTGTCCGGCGGCAACCAGCAAAAAGTCGTAATCGGCAAAATGCTCGCCACGCGCCCGAAAGTCATTCTGCTCGACGAACCCAGCCGAGGCATCGACATTGGTGCCAAGGCCGAGGTCTTTCGCTTGCTCAGCGAGAGCGCCACGCAAGGATTGGTTGTGGTGTTTTCCACCTCGGAAGTCAGTGAATGTCTGAGCATCGCGCACCGGATTGTCGTGATGCGCAGGGGCAAGATATCCGCAGAGTTCGGCCCCGATGTCACCAAAGACCAGATCATGGCCGCCTCAGGCGAAGCCGTGGCGATCTGA